Genomic DNA from Thermovirga sp.:
CGACGGACCGCTCCGGCGAGATCATCACGTCAATTCCCAACTGCCTTGCCCAGGTGGGACTGTCGGTGTACTCCAAGCCCCTGGCCCTGGATATGACCCTCTTTACGCCGGCGCGACGGGCAATCCAGCACGCTAGTATGTTAACCTCGTCGTGGTTCGAACAGGCTATCAGAAGGTCCGTGTCACAGCCGGGGCAGACGCCTGCCTCTTCCAGAACCGGCGGCCTGGAACCGTTACCCCTGACCACCATGACGTCGAGTTCGTTCTCGGCCTTGGCAGCCCGTTCCTCGTCGCTTTCGACAAGGGTGATGTCATGCCCCTCCTGCGAAAGACTGGAAGCGACGCTGAACCCAACCTCTCCCGCACCGATCACCACGATCTTCATCCCTGATACACCCCCCGGGGAAAAGAACCAGCCCCGACTTTGACTACTTGGGAATAGTGGTAAACTAATCCGGACAAGGGAGGTGGACCCATGC
This window encodes:
- a CDS encoding NAD(P)-binding domain-containing protein; amino-acid sequence: MKIVVIGAGEVGFSVASSLSQEGHDITLVESDEERAAKAENELDVMVVRGNGSRPPVLEEAGVCPGCDTDLLIACSNHDEVNILACWIARRAGVKRVISRARGLEYTDSPTWARQLGIDVMISPERSV